From Saccharothrix espanaensis DSM 44229, the proteins below share one genomic window:
- the dnaB gene encoding replicative DNA helicase yields the protein MALVDDRGMAEPGFERQPPQDLAAEQSVLGGMLLSKDAIADVVEVLAPNDFYRPAHQAVYDCVLDLYGRGEPADPITVSAELERRGELLRVGGAPYLHTLIATVPTAANASYYAEIVAEKAVLRRLVEAGTRIVQLGYNGAEGADVDEVVDRAQAAIYEVTERRTTEDYVVLEELLQPTMDEIDAIASRGGSSLGIPTGFADLDELTNGLHPGQMIIVAARPGVGKSTLGLDFARSCSVKHGLTSAIFSLEMSKTEIVMRMLSAEAKIRLGDMRGGRMSDDDWTRLARRMSEISEAPMFVDDSPNLTMMEIRAKARRLKQRHDLRLVIVDYLQLMSSGKRSESRQQEVSEFSRNLKLIAKELEVPVIAISQLNRGPEQRTDKRPQLSDLRESGSLEQDADMVILINRPDAWERDDPRAGEADLIIAKHRAGPTATITVAHQLHYSRFADLAQS from the coding sequence GTGGCGCTGGTGGACGACCGGGGGATGGCCGAGCCCGGTTTCGAACGGCAGCCGCCGCAGGACCTCGCCGCGGAGCAGTCCGTGCTCGGCGGGATGCTGCTGAGCAAGGACGCGATCGCCGACGTGGTCGAGGTGCTCGCCCCCAACGACTTCTACCGGCCCGCGCACCAGGCCGTGTACGACTGCGTGCTCGACCTGTACGGGCGCGGCGAGCCGGCCGACCCGATCACCGTGTCGGCGGAGCTGGAGCGCCGGGGCGAGCTGCTGCGCGTCGGCGGCGCGCCGTACCTGCACACCCTGATCGCCACCGTGCCGACGGCCGCGAACGCGTCGTACTACGCGGAGATCGTGGCCGAGAAGGCCGTGCTGCGGCGGCTGGTCGAGGCGGGCACCCGGATCGTCCAGCTCGGCTACAACGGCGCCGAGGGCGCGGACGTGGACGAGGTGGTCGACCGCGCGCAGGCCGCCATCTACGAGGTGACCGAGCGCCGCACCACCGAGGACTACGTGGTGCTGGAAGAGCTCCTCCAGCCGACCATGGACGAGATCGACGCCATCGCCTCGCGCGGCGGCTCGTCGCTGGGCATCCCGACCGGCTTCGCCGACCTGGACGAGCTGACCAACGGCCTGCACCCCGGCCAGATGATCATCGTCGCGGCCCGCCCCGGTGTCGGCAAGTCGACCCTGGGCCTGGACTTCGCCCGGTCGTGCTCGGTGAAGCACGGCCTGACCAGCGCCATCTTCTCGCTGGAGATGAGCAAGACCGAGATCGTCATGAGGATGCTCTCCGCCGAGGCGAAGATCCGGCTCGGCGACATGCGCGGTGGCCGGATGAGCGACGACGACTGGACCAGGCTGGCCCGCCGGATGAGCGAGATCAGCGAGGCGCCGATGTTCGTGGACGACTCGCCGAACCTGACCATGATGGAGATCCGGGCCAAGGCCCGGCGGTTGAAGCAGCGGCACGACCTGCGCCTGGTGATCGTCGACTACCTCCAGCTGATGTCCTCGGGCAAGCGCAGCGAGTCGCGCCAGCAGGAGGTCTCGGAGTTCTCCCGGAACCTGAAGCTGATCGCCAAGGAGCTGGAGGTCCCGGTGATCGCGATCAGCCAGCTGAACCGAGGCCCGGAACAACGCACCGACAAGCGCCCGCAGCTGTCCGACCTGCGTGAGTCCGGCTCGCTGGAGCAGGACGCGGACATGGTGATCCTGATCAACCGCCCGGACGCCTGGGAGCGCGACGACCCCCGCGCCGGCGAGGCCGACCTGATCATCGCCAAGCACCGCGCCGGCCCCACCGCGACCATCACCGTCGCCCACCAACTCCACTACAGCCGCTTCGCCGACCTCGCCCAGTCCTGA
- a CDS encoding GNAT family N-acetyltransferase, producing the protein MRSNDWHSTEDVEDFHSRAGGFLRSRPARHTMALTAIEKLRAEGAGGTAFGRLERGGEVRATYFLRPTGRLSVTALAPEQADTLAAHLAELGRPLAGVTAEEDTATAFTEAWQRHTGATHVPTLRVRLYRLGTLTPPEPVPSGRGRVADGSDREQVIRWCADFCAAVGEDPSPDAAAWAASRFGDKHYTFWEDPDGTPVSFAGWTSMVAGMVRVDPVHTPAHLRGRGYGAAVTVEVGRAALDAGATDVVLFADPANATSNALYQRLGYVRVTDVIGCDVSPGAAR; encoded by the coding sequence ATGCGCTCGAACGACTGGCACAGCACCGAGGACGTCGAGGACTTCCACTCCCGGGCAGGCGGCTTCCTGCGCTCCCGGCCCGCCCGGCACACCATGGCGCTGACGGCAATCGAGAAGCTGCGGGCCGAGGGGGCAGGGGGCACCGCGTTCGGCCGGCTGGAGCGCGGGGGCGAGGTGCGGGCCACCTACTTCCTGCGCCCGACCGGCCGGCTGAGCGTCACCGCCCTGGCCCCGGAGCAGGCGGACACCCTCGCCGCCCACCTGGCCGAGCTGGGCCGGCCCCTGGCGGGTGTCACCGCCGAGGAGGACACGGCCACCGCGTTCACCGAAGCGTGGCAACGGCACACGGGCGCCACGCACGTGCCCACCCTGCGGGTCCGCCTCTACCGCCTGGGCACGCTCACCCCGCCGGAACCCGTGCCGTCGGGCCGGGGACGCGTCGCGGACGGGTCGGACCGCGAGCAGGTCATCCGCTGGTGCGCCGACTTCTGCGCCGCCGTCGGCGAGGACCCGTCCCCGGACGCCGCCGCCTGGGCCGCCTCGCGCTTCGGCGACAAGCACTACACGTTCTGGGAGGACCCGGACGGCACTCCGGTCTCGTTCGCGGGCTGGACGTCGATGGTCGCCGGCATGGTCCGCGTCGACCCCGTCCACACCCCGGCGCACCTGCGCGGACGCGGCTACGGGGCGGCCGTCACGGTCGAGGTGGGCCGGGCCGCGCTGGACGCGGGCGCGACGGACGTGGTCCTGTTCGCGGACCCGGCCAACGCCACCAGCAACGCCCTCTACCAGCGGCTGGGCTACGTCCGGGTCACCGACGTCATCGGCTGCGACGTCAGTCCGGGAGCAGCGCGGTGA
- a CDS encoding helix-turn-helix transcriptional regulator, with amino-acid sequence MRADRLVSLVLLLRQRGRLSATALARELEVSTRTVLRDVEALSAAGVPVYAERGRHGGFALLPGFRTELTGLNHEEALALLVAGSRRGAQAFGLGSALASAMLKVVDALPESQRHTAAGVAERLLIDPETDLLSRRQVVDEVPDPVAAEIRRAVFAGHRLRIRYAAVGRPPTWRTVDPIGLVTVRDQGYLLATRAGADRTYRLSRVLAAEELAEPAQRPDRVDLDRAWQERGTRFRAGGDQVTALVRVHPVRREDLVGTAVAVLAEGVDPDGRLRLEVSFQDRRHAEWALWQLSTNAEALAPPWLRTALHDRATAVATRYRPCP; translated from the coding sequence GTGCGCGCCGACCGGCTGGTCTCCCTGGTCCTCCTGCTGCGCCAGCGCGGCCGGCTCTCGGCGACCGCGCTGGCCCGCGAGCTGGAGGTGTCCACCCGCACGGTGCTGCGCGACGTCGAGGCGCTGTCGGCGGCCGGCGTCCCGGTCTACGCCGAACGCGGCCGGCACGGCGGTTTCGCGCTGCTGCCGGGGTTCCGCACCGAGCTGACCGGCCTGAACCACGAGGAGGCGCTCGCCCTGCTGGTCGCCGGGTCGCGGCGCGGCGCGCAGGCGTTCGGCCTGGGCTCGGCGCTCGCGTCGGCGATGCTGAAGGTGGTCGACGCGCTGCCGGAGAGCCAGCGGCACACGGCGGCCGGCGTGGCCGAGCGGCTGCTCATCGACCCGGAGACCGACCTGCTCTCCCGCCGGCAGGTCGTCGACGAGGTGCCCGACCCGGTGGCGGCCGAGATCCGGCGCGCGGTGTTCGCCGGGCACAGGCTGCGCATCCGCTACGCGGCGGTGGGCCGGCCCCCGACCTGGCGCACGGTGGACCCGATCGGCCTGGTCACCGTGCGGGACCAGGGCTACCTGCTGGCCACGAGGGCCGGTGCCGACCGCACCTACCGGCTGTCCCGGGTGCTGGCCGCCGAGGAGCTGGCCGAACCCGCGCAGCGCCCGGACCGGGTCGACCTCGACCGGGCCTGGCAGGAACGCGGCACCCGCTTCCGCGCCGGCGGCGACCAGGTCACCGCGCTGGTCCGGGTGCACCCGGTGCGCCGGGAGGACCTGGTGGGCACGGCGGTGGCCGTCCTCGCCGAAGGGGTCGACCCGGACGGCCGGCTGCGGCTGGAGGTGTCCTTCCAGGACCGGCGGCACGCGGAGTGGGCGCTGTGGCAGCTCTCCACGAACGCGGAAGCCCTGGCCCCGCCGTGGCTGCGCACCGCCCTGCACGACCGCGCGACCGCCGTCGCCACCCGCTACAGGCCGTGCCCCTGA
- a CDS encoding single-stranded DNA-binding protein, with the protein MAGETTITVVGNLTADPELRFTQSGAAVASFTVASTPRTFDKASGEWKDGEALFLRCNVWRQVAENVAESLTRGSRVLVTGRLRQRSFETKEGEKRTVIELEVDEIGPSLRYATAKVNKVSRGDGGGGGFGGGGGQSRGGGGGGGAPADDPWGSAPPAGSGGGFSDEPPF; encoded by the coding sequence ATGGCCGGCGAGACGACGATCACGGTGGTCGGGAACCTGACCGCCGATCCCGAGCTGCGCTTCACCCAGTCCGGGGCGGCGGTGGCGAGCTTCACGGTCGCCTCCACCCCGCGCACCTTCGACAAGGCGTCGGGGGAGTGGAAGGACGGGGAAGCCCTGTTCCTGCGGTGCAACGTGTGGCGGCAGGTCGCGGAGAACGTGGCCGAGTCCCTCACCCGGGGTTCGCGGGTGCTCGTGACCGGGCGCCTGCGCCAGCGTTCCTTCGAGACGAAGGAAGGCGAGAAGCGCACCGTCATCGAGCTGGAGGTCGACGAGATCGGCCCCTCGCTGCGGTACGCGACCGCGAAGGTCAACAAGGTGAGCCGTGGAGACGGCGGTGGCGGCGGCTTCGGCGGCGGCGGCGGTCAGTCTCGCGGCGGTGGCGGCGGCGGCGGTGCCCCGGCCGACGACCCGTGGGGCTCCGCGCCCCCGGCGGGTTCCGGCGGCGGTTTCTCCGACGAGCCCCCCTTCTAG
- the rpsR gene encoding 30S ribosomal protein S18: MAKPPVRKPKKKVCAFCKDRNAHAIDYKDTTLLRKYISDRGKIRARRVTGNCSQHQRDVAVAVKNAREMALLPYTSTAR; this comes from the coding sequence ATGGCCAAGCCGCCTGTGCGCAAGCCCAAGAAGAAGGTCTGCGCGTTCTGCAAGGACCGCAACGCGCACGCCATCGACTACAAGGACACCACCCTGCTCCGGAAGTACATCTCGGACCGGGGCAAGATCCGCGCCCGCCGGGTGACCGGCAACTGCTCGCAGCACCAGCGCGACGTCGCCGTCGCGGTCAAGAACGCCCGCGAGATGGCGCTGCTGCCCTACACCTCGACCGCTCGCTGA
- a CDS encoding DUF488 domain-containing protein translates to MRRIATIGVYGFTAATFVEKLTGGGVGLLLDLRQRRGVRGPDYSWANSARLQDLLDATDVGYRHVKGLAPTTELRALQYREDDRQGVGKRNRVTLAAEYTGRYTREVLEPFDLDALVADLPLDSVTALLCVERDPRACHRSLVAGRLRDRHGTSVTALLPD, encoded by the coding sequence ATGAGGCGCATCGCGACGATCGGCGTCTACGGCTTCACCGCCGCGACCTTCGTCGAGAAGCTCACCGGCGGCGGCGTGGGGCTGCTGCTCGACCTCCGGCAACGTCGCGGCGTCCGGGGCCCCGACTACTCGTGGGCGAACTCCGCGCGGTTGCAGGACCTGCTGGACGCGACGGACGTCGGCTACCGGCACGTGAAGGGCCTGGCACCAACGACCGAACTGCGTGCGCTCCAGTACCGCGAGGACGACCGGCAGGGCGTCGGCAAGCGCAACCGCGTCACGCTCGCGGCCGAGTACACCGGGCGCTACACCCGGGAGGTCCTCGAACCGTTCGACCTCGACGCGCTCGTGGCGGACCTGCCGCTGGACTCGGTGACCGCCCTGCTCTGCGTCGAGCGCGACCCGCGGGCGTGCCACCGCTCGCTGGTGGCCGGCCGCCTGCGCGACCGGCACGGCACGTCGGTCACCGCGCTGCTCCCGGACTGA
- a CDS encoding YybH family protein, whose translation MTSKTPAAEPNDLGKYFIERANAGDVDGLVALYEPDAVLAFPPGNLATGHAEIREVYEQFLAAAPVLTPGRQHPVLVSNDLALTASTLTTGEVAVEIARRQPDGTWLWTLDQPVLIP comes from the coding sequence ATGACGAGCAAGACTCCGGCCGCCGAGCCGAACGACCTGGGGAAGTACTTCATCGAACGCGCCAACGCGGGCGATGTCGACGGACTGGTGGCGCTGTACGAACCCGACGCCGTGCTGGCGTTCCCGCCGGGCAACCTGGCGACCGGCCACGCGGAGATCCGCGAGGTGTACGAGCAGTTCCTGGCCGCCGCGCCGGTGCTCACGCCGGGCCGGCAGCACCCGGTGCTGGTGAGCAACGACCTGGCGCTCACGGCGTCCACGCTGACCACCGGCGAGGTGGCCGTCGAGATCGCCCGCCGCCAGCCGGACGGGACCTGGCTGTGGACGTTGGACCAGCCGGTCCTCATTCCGTAA
- the rpsF gene encoding 30S ribosomal protein S6 gives MRHYEVMVILDPSLDERTIAPSLDTFLNVIRTTGGNVEKVEVWGKRRLSFEISKNTEGIYAVLDLISSPDAVKELDRQLGLQETVLRTKVLRREPSKAPRQKPRKPAAAKA, from the coding sequence ATGCGTCATTACGAAGTGATGGTCATCCTCGACCCCAGTCTCGACGAGCGCACGATCGCGCCGTCCCTTGACACGTTCCTCAACGTCATCCGCACCACGGGCGGGAACGTCGAGAAGGTCGAGGTGTGGGGCAAGCGCCGGTTGAGCTTCGAGATCAGCAAGAACACCGAGGGCATCTACGCCGTCCTCGACCTGATCTCGTCCCCCGACGCGGTGAAGGAGCTGGACCGCCAGCTCGGTCTGCAGGAGACGGTGCTCCGGACCAAGGTCCTGCGCCGCGAGCCCTCGAAGGCCCCGCGGCAGAAGCCCCGCAAGCCCGCGGCAGCCAAGGCTTAG
- a CDS encoding cytochrome P450, translating into MTDTTAQGLSTDRDAGPFDPPSQITRLRETRPVSPLEFPDGHQGWIVTGYDEARQLLADTRFSSRQDIGVLHVPYETPGMPTPTEPSPQVPGLFIAMDPPEHTRLRRMLTGAFTVKRMKALEEHIVEIVERQLDGLAALTPPVDLVKEFALPVPSLVICELLGVPYEDRDTFQSNTAKFMEKDVALEDKMAAYGAMMAFLSGLVAGKRAEPGDDLLSDLARNDDLSSDELTGIAFLLLLAGHETTANMLSLGTFALLEHPEQAAELRADPDLVVGAVEELMRYLSIADIFYRYAVEDIELGGETIPAGSTVIVSLLAANRDPRRFEDPDTLDIHRKARGHLSFGHGVHQCLGQQLARIEMRAGFQGLLRRFPTLALAIPADEVRLRTDMNIYGVHELPVTWSPETR; encoded by the coding sequence ATGACCGACACCACCGCGCAGGGCCTGTCCACCGACCGCGACGCCGGCCCGTTCGACCCGCCGAGCCAGATCACCCGGCTGCGCGAGACCCGCCCGGTCAGCCCGCTGGAGTTCCCCGACGGCCACCAGGGCTGGATCGTCACCGGCTACGACGAGGCGCGCCAACTGCTGGCCGACACCCGGTTCAGCTCCCGCCAGGACATCGGCGTCCTCCACGTGCCCTATGAGACGCCTGGGATGCCCACGCCCACCGAGCCGTCCCCGCAGGTGCCGGGCCTGTTCATCGCCATGGACCCGCCGGAGCACACCCGGCTGCGGCGGATGCTCACCGGCGCGTTCACCGTCAAGCGGATGAAGGCGCTCGAAGAGCACATCGTCGAGATCGTGGAGCGGCAACTGGACGGGCTCGCGGCCCTCACCCCGCCGGTCGACCTCGTCAAGGAGTTCGCGCTGCCGGTGCCGTCGCTGGTGATCTGCGAACTGCTCGGCGTCCCGTACGAGGACCGCGACACCTTCCAGAGCAACACCGCCAAGTTCATGGAGAAGGACGTGGCGCTGGAGGACAAGATGGCCGCCTACGGGGCGATGATGGCCTTCCTGTCCGGCCTGGTCGCCGGCAAGCGCGCCGAGCCCGGCGACGACCTGCTGTCCGACCTGGCCCGCAACGACGACCTCTCCTCCGACGAGCTGACCGGCATCGCCTTCCTGCTGCTGCTCGCGGGCCACGAGACCACGGCGAACATGTTGTCGCTGGGCACTTTCGCGCTCCTGGAGCACCCCGAGCAGGCCGCCGAACTGCGCGCCGACCCGGACCTGGTGGTCGGTGCCGTCGAGGAGCTCATGCGCTACCTGTCCATCGCCGACATCTTCTACCGCTACGCCGTGGAGGACATCGAGCTCGGCGGCGAGACCATCCCGGCGGGGTCGACCGTCATCGTCTCGCTGCTGGCGGCCAACCGCGACCCGCGGCGCTTCGAGGACCCCGACACCCTCGACATCCACCGCAAGGCGCGCGGGCACCTGTCGTTCGGCCACGGCGTCCACCAGTGCCTCGGCCAGCAGCTGGCCCGCATCGAGATGCGCGCCGGTTTCCAGGGCCTGCTGCGCCGCTTCCCGACGCTCGCCCTGGCCATCCCCGCCGACGAGGTGAGGCTGCGGACCGACATGAACATCTACGGCGTCCACGAACTGCCGGTCACCTGGTCGCCCGAGACCCGTTGA
- the rplI gene encoding 50S ribosomal protein L9: MKLILTADVSGLGGPGDIVEVKDGYGRNYLLPRGLAILATKGAAKQVEVIRRAQETRRVRDLDHAKEIKSSLEGLGSVTLKAKAAVGSKKLFGSVTSSDIVSAVRTAGGPTLDKRSIDIAGHIKTLGKHTVSVRLHPEVTVALAVEVAATV; the protein is encoded by the coding sequence GTGAAGCTCATCCTCACCGCTGACGTCAGCGGCCTCGGTGGCCCCGGCGACATCGTCGAGGTCAAGGACGGCTACGGCCGCAACTACCTGCTGCCCCGCGGCCTGGCGATCCTCGCCACCAAGGGCGCGGCCAAGCAGGTCGAGGTCATCCGCCGCGCGCAGGAGACCCGCCGGGTGCGCGACCTGGACCACGCCAAGGAGATCAAGTCCTCGCTGGAGGGCCTGGGTTCCGTGACGCTCAAGGCGAAGGCCGCCGTCGGCTCGAAGAAGCTGTTCGGCTCGGTCACCTCGTCCGACATCGTCTCGGCGGTCCGCACCGCGGGCGGCCCGACGCTGGACAAGCGGTCGATCGACATCGCCGGCCACATCAAGACCCTGGGCAAGCACACCGTGTCGGTGCGCCTGCACCCGGAGGTCACGGTGGCGCTGGCCGTCGAGGTCGCCGCGACGGTCTGA